CCAGCAGGGTTCTCCGGGCGAGGAGCACCATTGACGCTTGTCCTCCGCCACTTCGCCTCTCTTGTCGAGTCCTTCATCAGCGGCGAATCGGGTCTCGAGACTTAGGTCACGGTAGTATTCGGCAGGCTCGCGGGCAGTCAATGAAGCAACGTGGGCGAGCTCAATCAGGGATCTCTTGATCTTATACGCAGCTCCGCCAGGGGAGTTGCTGTATTCGGCTTCAGGGGTGCGTTCTTTCAGTGCGCCGGAAGACTTGATCGACTCAGAGAAGGCTTCAGCAACTCTCTTGACCTTCCAGCAAggttggccaggccgccagcaccaagggGAAGCCTCTGGAGCAGGGGCTGGAGCAGCGTAAGCGCCTGCGGCCGCcagggcgaggacgatggACGTAACGTGCATGGTGCCTCTCCAGTAATAAAGAAGATATGACAAAAAAGGGAAATGAAAAGTTGTCTTGAAGAAGTCTCGGACTGACCAGTTCTATACAGTAGTCTCCAAATGCAAGTTGTCTTGAAGTAGATGAACGAGCAAAGACCATGCAcgacggcggcaacgacGCTGATTTTATCCCTTTTGGGCAAACAACGACTGAGACGGAAGAAAACAGATGCAAGTAGAGTCTGACGAGAGAGAGCTTTGGTCACATTGTCGCCATGTGAGCCCTCAGTGAATCTAGTCGACTATTGAAGAAGGGAATCAATAGATTTCGCGTCAACACTTAGCGCTCCATTGTGATGCCAGCTGCGTCCGCCATTACTCAACGCCTCCCACGCTAACAAATCAACTAGATGATCTGGGTTCTTTCTCGCAAGCCATTTTATGAGGTAATGTCTCCATTTGTGGTAAAGACGTGGAAGCCCATGCGTCCATGGACGATGAAGTGAACTTTGCGGGAGGCTGCATGGCCGACTACCCGCGCCGCCGGTGGGGTCAATTATCAGCAGAATAAAGCCATGGCAATGTTTTGCATGCCTAGCTATTGAGTTCCTCTTCCACTTGTGGCAACTGTGTGGAGGCGAGGAGCCGCATGGTAACTGCGAGATGGACTCGGGACGGCCAGCATGCTTGGGGGAGGCGTACGGTATATTGGAAAAGCTTGCCTTATTGAGAAGGAAACCCCGAAGCTGTACAATCACAGCCCTGGATTCCACAGGCACAGACTCCTGGCGCGACTGGCTTTTACTCAGCCACTCCTCTTGGCGTGCTATTGAGCGTTGCCGAGGTGTAGTTGTGTTTGTGCCTGAAGTTATTGATCTTGTATTCATTACCAAATCGGGAAGGTGGGTCCGCGCTCGAATACCAGACGTGCCTTTGCGCCGGCCCTCAACGTCGAACTATAAGTGCCACGGGCGTTCCATGGCACTGGACATGTGAAAGCAAAACTTGGTAAATAAAGGGAATTTACCGTCGTGAATTGCAACGAAGGATGCTAAAATTATCGCGTCATTGGCGGGAACCTCCTCACGTGGCGAGTTGCTCCTTTGTGCCACTTATCAGAATGGACGCCGCATTGCGAGTTGAGGGTCTATGAACATTGAGATTGGCTTAGTAGAACCGTTTGTCCTTGCCCAAATAGCCTAAATGAGAAATATGTAGTCGAATCATGTAGATGGACGCCCTGGGGCTTCCCAGGACGCATCCACGACTCGACGTCCGTTCCTGTGTAATTGTCGGgattgtactccgtattagtCGGCGAGACTTGTTTCGACGGCGAGTATGTGCCCCTGGCCCAGATACTAGTCCACGCCATGCTTTGGTATGCCGCGTGATTTGTTACATCCCATATGCGAGTCATCTGTGTTAGATTGGACCCGAACACCGGGTGTCTTGATCCCAGAACCAAGGAAGGCATCGATCCCAGCCAATGATGAATTGGCTCAAGGCCCAATTTTGATGCCTGCTATGGGTCCCGGGCGCTCGGTCCAGGAAGCCCGGTCCACTAGT
The DNA window shown above is from Metarhizium brunneum chromosome 1, complete sequence and carries:
- the ccg-4 gene encoding Clock-controlled pheromone, which gives rise to MHVTSIVLALAAAGAYAAPAPAPEASPWCWRPGQPCWKVKRVAEAFSESIKSSGALKERTPEAEYSNSPGGAAYKIKRSLIELAHVASLTAREPAEYYRDLSLETRFAADEGLDKRGEVAEDKRQWCSSPGEPCWKDKRDAVAEDKRQWCSAPGEPCWKDKRWCGRPGQPCWKAKRAAEAVINEIRDMSKRDEGGDAPPSHQGGHFPAVCNGPNILCLKTKREASPEANPEANPQWCWRPGQPCWKAKRDLHALDLAARNVVESLE